A region from the Triticum urartu cultivar G1812 chromosome 1, Tu2.1, whole genome shotgun sequence genome encodes:
- the LOC125532576 gene encoding scarecrow-like protein 9, whose amino-acid sequence MSVESYLDDLDTAAATYQPYNRASSFQQQLTVDSYDLSDPLFLAEPTTTGASTYLHAAVTSPGLCKMKGSLQTAAGGSPEHRRSRSNDALHYISQMLMQDIDERVEICQGEAALQAAEKPFRDLLGQVHPLATNLPLLNNNNEPDSPPDKGRTSRYKRLWSTSFSNDCSSYSMLQPLTTSLSPYICNRSLSLQSCPFTSVGSTSRSGFPGLHCQREVEEATMFAPSIDKLVIYLENGILSISKLTTKAKVGERSENTIFEVAHQRDWDILEGRSNKHLAFTSCAIIRNENFDQVLLCYGLESFKKTTRLRRGLAEEGNNNSLKGRSEGRQKLWQRKQPRTELVDLKTLLINCSQAVAEDNHLLASKLLKKIRQHSSADGDCSQRLAFYLADGLEARLAGTGGQVYRNLMERRTSTTDWLDAHSLFVASCPFDRTSYYFASQAILDVSQGKPRVHIVDFGIGFGFQWPLMIQKFAQQEEGAPKLRITGIDVPQPGFRPCEMIEETGKRLADYANLFKVPFQYQGIAASRWETIKIEDLNIDEDEVLIINCMFRMKNLGHETEAINSARDKVLKIMRMMNPKIFISGTVNGLRSSPFFIKRFKEVIFHYSSMFDMLDANVVPRDNKARKMIERMIFGKDALNIIACEGAERTERPESYRQWHARCVKAGFQQLPVDPAVLRIIVYMKNTVWHEEFFAVEDRGWLLQGWKGRVIYAISKWKPDETYDGQ is encoded by the coding sequence ATGTCGGTTGAATCTTACCTTGACGATCTGGACACCGCCGCAGCAACCTACCAACCATACAACAGAGCTTCCTCTTTCCAGCAGCAACTCACCGTGGACAGCTACGACCTGAGTGATCCACTGTTCTTGGCCGAGCCAACAACCACTGGAGCAAGCACATATCTGCATGCTGCAGTCACCAGCCCTGGGTTGTGCAAGATGAAGGGCAGCCTACAGACTGCTGCAGGGGGTAGCCCTGAGCACCGCCGGAGTAGATCAAATGATGCTCTTCACTATATAAGCCAGATGCTGATGCAAGACATCGACGAGAGGGTCGAAATATGCCAAGGGGAGGCTGCTCTCCAGGCTGCTGAGAAACCATTCCGTGACCTTCTTGGGCAGGTACACCCGTTGGCTACTAACCTTCCGCTGTTGAATAACAACAACGAACCAGACAGTCCTCCTGATAAGGGTAGGACCAGCCGTTACAAGAGGCTCTGGAGCACTAGCTTCAGTAATGACTGTTCCAGTTACAGCATGTTACAGCCCTTAACAACCTCGTTGAGTCCATATATCTGCAATAGGAGTCTTTCTCTACAAAGCTGTCCGTTCACAAGTGTTGGATCAACTTCTAGATCTGGTTTCCCCGGCTTGCATTGTCAGAGAGAAGTCGAGGAGGCAACGATGTTTGCTCCAAGTATCGATAAGCTGGTGATATATTTAGAGAATGGCATACTTTCTATTTCCAAACTGACTACAAAGGCAAAAGTAGGAGAGAGGAGCGAAAACACAATTTTTGAGGTGGCACACCAAAGGGACTGGGATATCTTAGAAGGAAGGAGCAATAAACATCTTGCCTTCACCAGTTGTGCAATAATTCGAAATGAAAATTTCGACCAAGTTCTGCTATGCTATGGTCTGGAGAGTTTCAAAAAAACAACAAGACTGCGAAGAGGGTTGGCAGAGGAAGGAAACAATAACTCACTGAAAGGCCGGAGCGAAGGACGTCAGAAGCTATGGCAGAGGAAGCAACCTAGGACAGAGTTGGTTGATCTCAAGACTCTCCTCATCAATTGTTCACAAGCTGTGGCAGAAGACAACCATCTGTTGGCCAGTAAACTCCTAAAGAAGATAAGACAACATTCCTCAGCAGATGGTGATTGTTCTCAGAGACTGGCATTTTACTTGGCGGATGGCCTCGAGGCACGCTTGGCTGGGACCGGGGGTCAGGTTTATCGCAACCTAATGGAGAGGCGAACAAGTACAACAGATTGGTTAGATGCTCACAGCCTTTTTGTTGCATCCTGCCCTTTTGACAGGACGTCATACTACTTTGCCAGCCAAGCTATTCTTGATGTCTCACAAGGGAAACCAAGGGTGCACATCGTTGACTTTGGCATCGGCTTCGGCTTTCAGTGGCCATTAATGATTCAGAAGTTTGCACAGCAAGAAGAGGGAGCCCCTAAGCTTCGGATCACAGGTATAGATGTTCCCCAGCCAGGTTTCCGCCCCTGCGAAATGATCGAGGAGACAGGGAAGCGGTTGGCTGATTATGCAAACCTTTTCAAGGTACCTTTTCAGTATCAGGGCATTGCCGCTTCAAGATGGGAGACCATTAAAATTGAGGATCTTAACATTGACGAGGATGAAGTTCTGATAATCAACTGCATGTTCCGGATGAAGAATCTCGGTCATGAAACCGAAGCCATTAATAGTGCAAGGGACAAGGTGCTCAAAAttatgaggatgatgaacccaaAGATTTTCATTTCAGGCACTGTGAATGGGTTACGCAGTTCTCCCTTCTTCATAAAACGTTTCAAAGAGGTTATATTCCATTACTCTTCAATGTTTGACATGCTTGATGCAAATGTTGTTCCACGGGATAATAAAGCAAGAAAGATGATTGAGAGGATGATATTTGGTAAGGATGCACTTAACATCATAGCATGTGAGGGTGCAGAAAGAACAGAGAGACCAGAAAGTTACCGACAGTGGCACGCAAGGTGCGTCAAGGCCGGGTTCCAGCAGCTTCCTGTCGATCCAGCCGTCTTAAGGATAATAGTATACATGAAGAACACGGTTTGGCATGAGGAATTCTTTGCTGTTGAAGATCGTGGTTGGCTGCTACAAGGATGGAAAGGGAGAGTAATTTATGCAATATCTAAATGGAAACCTGATGAAACATACGATGGTCAGTAA